Part of the Mycolicibacterium mageritense genome is shown below.
GAGGACACGACACCCTTGCGGATGGCGCCCTTCTGCAGCTGGTTGAGGAACTCGCTGCGCACCTCGGACTGCGTCTGCTCCAGCCAGGCGCGGCGGCTCAGCACCACGTTGTTGCGGTTCTTGTCCAGCTCGATGATCTTGGCCTCGATCTCCTTGCCGATGTACGGCTGCAGATCGCGGACGCGACGCATCTCGACCAGCGACGCGGGCAGGAAGCCGCGCAGGCCGATGTCGAGGATCAGGCCGCCCTTGACGACCTCGATGACGGTGCCCTTGACGGCCTCGTCCTTCTCCTTGAGCTCCTCGATGGTGCCCCAGGCGCGCTCGTACTGAGCCCGCTTCTTGGACAGGATCAGGCGGCCTTCCTTGTCCTCCTTGGTGAGAACGAGGGCCTCGACCTCATCGCCCACGGAAACGACCTCGTTGGGGTCGACGTCGTGCTTGATGGAAAGTTCGCGAGAAGGAATGACACCTTCGGTCTTGTAGCCGATGTCGAGCAGAACCTCGTCGCGGTCCACCTTGACGATGGTCCCTTCGACGATGTCGCCATCGTTGAAGTATTTGATGGTCTTGTCGATGGCGGCGAGAAAGTCCTCAGCCGAGCCGATGTCGTTGACGGCTACTTGCGGCGAGGTGACGGAGGGACTTGGCATGTGGTGGGTTGCTCCGGACAGGTTTAATCGTAGGGACTCGGACATTGCTTGTTTTTGCTTCGGCGCGAGCGCCGAGGTCGTGCTGTGCACCCGCGTCAACACACAGGTACTTCTAGAGCGTACTCGACTGGGGACACGCTGGACAAACCCGGTCCACAGACATGGCCGGACACGCGCCCCGACCCGCTAACCTTCCGTCGTGGCGTACAACCCCGTGCCGACTCCCCCGCCGTGGACGACGCTGCCGCTGGTGCCCCTGCCGCGGCCGGTCCGCAAAGTCGGGGCCCCGTTGGGCGTGATCATCGCACTCGGCGTGCTCACCGGGCTGCTGATCCTGCTGATCACGCTCAGCAACCCGGTCGGCGCGATCATCGGATTCGTGCTCTCCAGCATCGCGATGACCGCGGTGCTGTTCGCCTACCTGTGGCTGGACCGCTGGGAGCCCGAACCACCCCGGCTCCTGCTCATGGCGTTCGGCTGGGGCGCGTCGGTCGCAGTCGTGCTGTCGGTGGTGCTCAGCCTTCTCGGCGACGCCGTGTTCCCCCACAGCACCGTGCTGCCGCAGGGCTTCGACTCGATCGCGATCCGGGCCCCGCTGGTCGAAGAGGCCGCGAAAGGCGCGTTCCTGCTGATCATGATGACGGGCCGACGGCGCAACGAGCTCAACTCGCTGACCGACTGCCTGGTCTACGCGGGCCTGGTCGGTGTCGGCTTCGCGTGGCTGGAAGACATCATGTACATCGCGAACGCGGAATCACTGGCCGGCTCGCTGCTCACGGCCGCGATGCGGCTGATCATGGCGCCGTTCGCGCACCCGCTGTTCACGAGCATGACCGCGATCGGCGTGTACTTCGCGCTCAAGCAGCGCAGCCTGGTCGCCAAGGCCGGCTGCATCCTGCTCGGCTATGCCGCGGCGGTCCTGATGCACGGCCTGTGGAACGGCTCGTCGCTGGTGGGGATCGAGACCTACTTCGCGGTCTACGTGGTGTGGATGGTGCCGATCTTCGCGCTGATGATCGCCGTGGCCATCACGAGCCGCCACCGCGAGCAGCGGCTCGTGGCCGCGAAACTGCCCGGCATGGTGGCCGCCGGGCTGATCAGCCAGAACGAGGCAACCTGGCTCGGCTCGCTCAAGACCAGGCGTGCCGCGATCGCCACCGCGGCCAGGACCGGTGGGCGCCCGGCGGGCAAGGCCGTCGCGCGGTTCGCCGCGGCCGTCGTCGAGCTCGCGTTCGTGCGGGACCGCATCGACCGTGGTTTCGGCGACGCGCGGGTGCATGCGCTGCTGAACGAGGAAGTGCACAGCGTCGCCGCGGCCCGGTCCGCCGCGCCGATCCTGGGTTGGCTCGCCAACTACCGGGCGCCCTGACGGGGATAAACGGCTTGCGCTGGTCAGCGATAATTCCGTCATGGTCGCGCACATCCTCGACGTCCTGCCTGCGTTCCTGCTCGCGTGCGTGATTCTGGCGGCACTGCCCGGGCCGGCGACCGCGTTGTTCCTGCACCGCGCGATCCGTGACGGCCGCGCGGCGGGCCTCGCGGCTGTCGTGGGCAACGAAATCGGCGTGCTCGGCTGGACCCTGGCAGGCGGGGCCGGACTGTCGATGCTGCTGATGGCCAACCATGCGTTGTCCGTGGTGTTGCACGTCGTCGGCGCGGCGATCCTGATCTGGCTCGGAATCAGCGCGTGGCGCAGCGCGAAACACCCCGCCGACGTCGAGTTGCCGCTGCCGCCGCGCGGACGGACGCCTGCCGCGGCGTTTCGCGCGGCACTCGTGTCGATCGCCGCAAACCCGAAGGCGGCCGCATTCGGCATCGTGGTGCTGCCGCAGTTTCTCCCCGCCACCGGTTCCGTGCTGCCGACGTTGCTGATCCTCGCGGTCATCCAGCTGGTGGTCGACACCGCATGGTGCGTCGGCGTCGTCCTGGCCGCCGACCGCGCACGAAACATCCTGAGCCGCACCCACATTCGTCAACGCATGGAACGAGCAATGGGAGCCGTCCTGGTCGCGCTCGGCCTCGGGCTCGGGGCCGACGCCCGCTAGTGGGCGGCGGCGTCCCAGCTCCGGCCGTATCCGACCGACACCTCGAGCGGAACGTCCAGCGGGTACGCGTTACCCATGTGCTCGCGCACCAGGGCCTCCAGCGCGTCGCGCTCGCCTTCGACGACCTCGAAGAGCAGCTCGTCGTGCACCTGCAGCAGCATGCGCGATTTCAGTCCGGCTGCCTTGATGGCCTCGTCGACGTTGATCATCGCGACCTTGATGATGTCGGCGGCGCTGCCCTGGATGGGCGCGTTGAGCGCGGCACGCTCGGCGGCTTCACGGACGTTGCGGTTACTGCTGTCGAGCTCGGGCAGGTAGCGCCGACGACCGAACACGGTCGACGTGTAGCCGTCCTTGCGGGCCTGGTCGACGACGTCGCGCAGGTAGTCGCGGATGCCGCCGAACCGCGCGAAGTACTGCTCCATCTGGAGTTTGGCTTCCTCGGTGGAGATCTTGAGCTGGCTGGCCAGGCCGTACGCACTCAAGCCGTAGGCCAGGCCGTACGACATGGCCTTGACCCGGCGCCGCAGCTCGGGCGTGACCTCGTCGATCGGCACGTCGAAGGCCCGCGACGCGACGAACGAGTGCAGATCCTCGCCGGTGTTGAAGGCCTCGATCAGGCCCTCGTCACGCGAGAGATGGGCCATGATGCGCATCTCGATCTGGCTGTAGTCGGCCGTCATCAGTTCGGCGTAGCCGTCGCCCACGACGAACGCGTCCCGGATGCGCCTGCCGGCCTCGGTGCGGATCGGGATGTTCTGCAGGTTGGGCTCGGTCGACGAGAGCCGGCCGGTCGCCGCGATGGTCTGGTTGAACGTCGTGTGGATGCGCCCGTCGGAGGCCACCGAGTTGAGCAGCCCGTCGACCGTCACCTTGAGCCGCGTGGCGTCGCGGTGCGTGAGCAGGTGCTGCAGGAACGGATGCCCCGTCTTGTCGAACAACGACTGCAACGCGTCGGCGTCGGTGGTGTAGCCGGTCTTGGTGCGTTTGGTCTTCGGCATCTCCAGCTCGTCGAACAGCACGACCTGAAGCTGCTTGGGTGAGCCGAGGTTGATCTGTTTGCCGATGACGCCGTAGGCGGCCTCGGCGGCGTCGCGGATCTGATCGGCGAAGTCGCTCTGCAGTTCCTTGAGATGCTCGCTGTCGACCGCGATGCCGGTGTGCTCCATCTGGGCCAGCACCCGTTGCACCGGCAGCTCCATGCGCCCCAGCAGCGAGGACGAGTCGATCCGCGCCAACTCCTCGTCGAGCGCGTCGGCGAGATCAAGCACCGCGCAGGCCCGCAGGATCACGGTCTGCACGGCTTGCTCATCCACCCCGTCGGAATCGTCGAGCAGCGAAAGCTGTTGCTGCTCAGGAGTTTCGGCGCGCAACTCGCGGTGCAGGTAGCGCACCGCGAGGTCGTCGAGCGCGAAGCTACGCTGACCGGGCCGCACGAGGTATGCGGCCAGCGCGGTGTCGGAGGTGACGCCGCGCAGCGTCCAGCCCCGGCCTGCCAGATCGTGCATGGCCAGCTTGGCCTCGTGCAGCGCCTTGGGCGGCCCCGGATCGGCGAGCCACGACGCCAGCGCGGCCTCGTCTTCGGGCGTGAGCGTTGCGGTGTCGATGTAGCGGCCGTCACCGTCGGCCGCCACGATGGCCAGCGCGGTGGCGTCGGCGTCATACGCCAGGTGCGTGCCGACGACGGCCAGCCCGAACCGGTTGCCGAGGCTGTGCTCGGACAGCCAGGCCGCGAGCTCGCCGGGTTCCAGCGCGCGCCCGCGGACGTCGAAACCGTGCTCGACCTCGGGCTCGGCCGCGACGAGCGTCTCGAACAACCGGTCCCGCAGCACCCGGAACTCCAGGTCGTCGAACAGGCGGTGGATCTGGTCGCGATCCCACGGCAGGACGCGCAGCGTGTCGGGCGTCTGAGCCAGCGGCACGTCCCTGATCAGCTCGGTGAGCTCACGGTTGAGCACGACGCTGGACAGATTGGCGCGCAGCGCATCGCCCACCTTGCCCTTGACCTTGTCGACGTTGTCGACGAGCCCCTGCAGTGAGCCGTACTCGACGATCCACTTGGTGGCCGTCTTCTCCCCCACACCCGGAATGCCGGGCAGGTTGTCGCTCGGGTCGCCACGCAATGCCGCGAAATCCGGGTACTGCGTCGGGGTGAGGCCGTACTTGTCCGCCACCGCTTCCGGGGTGAAGCGGGTCAACTCGCTGACGCCCTTGCGCGGGTACAGCACCGTGACGTCGTCGGTGACCAACTGCAGCGAGTCGCGGTCGCCGGTGACCACCAGCACGCGGTACCCGTCCTGCTCGGCCTGGGTGGCCAGGGTCGCGATGATGTCGTCGGCCTCAAAGCCGGGCTCGGCGAGCACCGTGATGCCGAGCGCGCCGAGCACCTCCTTGGTGATGTCGATCTGCCCGCGGAACTCGTCGGGCGTCGCCGACCGGCCCTCCTTGTACTCGGGGTATTTCTCCTTGCGGAACGTCTGCCGGGACACGTCGAACGCCGCGGCGACGTGGCTGGGCTGCTCGTCGCGGAGCAGGTTGATGAGCATCGCGGTGAATCCGTAGACCGCGTTGGTGGTCAGCCCGCCCTGCGTCTTGAAGTTCTCGGCCGGAAGCGCGTAGAAGGCGCGGAACGCCAGCGAGTTGCCGTCGAGGAGCATGAGAGTTGGCTTGGTGGTGGCCTGGGCGTCCGTCACGCCACTAACTCTATGCACCGCCTCCGACGAGTTCGGCGGCCATCTCGATGAGCGCCCGCGCGGCCGGGCTGATCGGCCCGGCCGCGCGCCAGGCCAGCACCAGTCGCCCGCGTAGTTCAGGCCTGATCGAGATGGCGTGGACGTCGGTGCGCTCACGGGCCACCGACCCCGGCACGATCGCCACCCCCAGTCCGCGGGCCGCGAGGTCGGCGAGCGCATCGGGCGTCGCGGCCTCGAACACGACGTGCGGCGTGACCCCGGCCGCCGCACATGCCCGGTCGAACTGCCGACGGATGCCCCCGCCGGCCGGCAGCGCGATCAACGGGCGCTGCGCGAGGCCGGCGAGCCCGACCGTGCGGCGCGTCGCCCAGGGATCGGCGTGGCCCACCACGGCCTCGATCGGCTGTTCGGTCGTGGTCGCGACCGCCAGCCCCTCGGGTACCTCGTCGGCACCGACCGACGTGATCGCGACGTCGAACCTGCCGCTGCGGACACCGTCGATCAATGCATCCGAGGTGTCGGTGGACAACGTGATCTCCACCGCGGGATGGGCCCGGTGGTAGTCCGCGAGCAGCTGCGGCATGTCGACGTTGTGGGCCGTCACCGTGCCCACCGTCACCGAACCGCGGACCAGCTGCGCGAGCTCGTCCACCGCGGCCTTGGCCTGCCGCACCGCGTCGAGCGCGGCCCGT
Proteins encoded:
- a CDS encoding LysR family transcriptional regulator is translated as MELRQLEYFVAVTEEANFTRAARRVHVAQPAVSAQIARLERELGQPLLDRSRREVRLTAAGEAVLPYARAALDAVRQAKAAVDELAQLVRGSVTVGTVTAHNVDMPQLLADYHRAHPAVEITLSTDTSDALIDGVRSGRFDVAITSVGADEVPEGLAVATTTEQPIEAVVGHADPWATRRTVGLAGLAQRPLIALPAGGGIRRQFDRACAAAGVTPHVVFEAATPDALADLAARGLGVAIVPGSVARERTDVHAISIRPELRGRLVLAWRAAGPISPAARALIEMAAELVGGGA
- the polA gene encoding DNA polymerase I; translated protein: MLLDGNSLAFRAFYALPAENFKTQGGLTTNAVYGFTAMLINLLRDEQPSHVAAAFDVSRQTFRKEKYPEYKEGRSATPDEFRGQIDITKEVLGALGITVLAEPGFEADDIIATLATQAEQDGYRVLVVTGDRDSLQLVTDDVTVLYPRKGVSELTRFTPEAVADKYGLTPTQYPDFAALRGDPSDNLPGIPGVGEKTATKWIVEYGSLQGLVDNVDKVKGKVGDALRANLSSVVLNRELTELIRDVPLAQTPDTLRVLPWDRDQIHRLFDDLEFRVLRDRLFETLVAAEPEVEHGFDVRGRALEPGELAAWLSEHSLGNRFGLAVVGTHLAYDADATALAIVAADGDGRYIDTATLTPEDEAALASWLADPGPPKALHEAKLAMHDLAGRGWTLRGVTSDTALAAYLVRPGQRSFALDDLAVRYLHRELRAETPEQQQLSLLDDSDGVDEQAVQTVILRACAVLDLADALDEELARIDSSSLLGRMELPVQRVLAQMEHTGIAVDSEHLKELQSDFADQIRDAAEAAYGVIGKQINLGSPKQLQVVLFDELEMPKTKRTKTGYTTDADALQSLFDKTGHPFLQHLLTHRDATRLKVTVDGLLNSVASDGRIHTTFNQTIAATGRLSSTEPNLQNIPIRTEAGRRIRDAFVVGDGYAELMTADYSQIEMRIMAHLSRDEGLIEAFNTGEDLHSFVASRAFDVPIDEVTPELRRRVKAMSYGLAYGLSAYGLASQLKISTEEAKLQMEQYFARFGGIRDYLRDVVDQARKDGYTSTVFGRRRYLPELDSSNRNVREAAERAALNAPIQGSAADIIKVAMINVDEAIKAAGLKSRMLLQVHDELLFEVVEGERDALEALVREHMGNAYPLDVPLEVSVGYGRSWDAAAH
- a CDS encoding PrsW family intramembrane metalloprotease; the protein is MAYNPVPTPPPWTTLPLVPLPRPVRKVGAPLGVIIALGVLTGLLILLITLSNPVGAIIGFVLSSIAMTAVLFAYLWLDRWEPEPPRLLLMAFGWGASVAVVLSVVLSLLGDAVFPHSTVLPQGFDSIAIRAPLVEEAAKGAFLLIMMTGRRRNELNSLTDCLVYAGLVGVGFAWLEDIMYIANAESLAGSLLTAAMRLIMAPFAHPLFTSMTAIGVYFALKQRSLVAKAGCILLGYAAAVLMHGLWNGSSLVGIETYFAVYVVWMVPIFALMIAVAITSRHREQRLVAAKLPGMVAAGLISQNEATWLGSLKTRRAAIATAARTGGRPAGKAVARFAAAVVELAFVRDRIDRGFGDARVHALLNEEVHSVAAARSAAPILGWLANYRAP
- a CDS encoding LysE family translocator; this translates as MVAHILDVLPAFLLACVILAALPGPATALFLHRAIRDGRAAGLAAVVGNEIGVLGWTLAGGAGLSMLLMANHALSVVLHVVGAAILIWLGISAWRSAKHPADVELPLPPRGRTPAAAFRAALVSIAANPKAAAFGIVVLPQFLPATGSVLPTLLILAVIQLVVDTAWCVGVVLAADRARNILSRTHIRQRMERAMGAVLVALGLGLGADAR